A part of Propioniciclava coleopterorum genomic DNA contains:
- a CDS encoding aminopeptidase P family protein produces MSQKAPQLPNRQTPFSDAFVAFIPTKWAPYSEEMPAALPASEFAPARRDAVSAAFPGERIVVPAGNLVVRSNDTDYNFRPHSAFAHLTGLGADREPDAVLVLEPTFVENEDGKPECSSHEATLYFKPRAPRTDAEFYADARYGEMWVGQRESLEEMAAMTGLQTRSLHELPNALSQKFGRIPTRMVRDVDASLTTLVDDLRRRNGGADPSSDDELAVMLSELRLIKDDFELEQLQAACDATTVGFEAVAADLPTAVRNGRGERWCEGVFELHARHLGNGVGYGSICASGDHANTLHWIRNDGDLHEGDLILCDMGVEVDTLYTADVTRTLPISGTFTPAQRKVYDAVLAAQNAGIAAARAGASFSDVHDAAIRVVAEHLHAWGILPVPVEESLDPVNGGQHRRWMVHGTSHHLGLDVHDCAQARREFYRDGKLREGMVITVEPGIYFKSTDLLVPEELRGIGVRIEDDIVITDGEARLLSDALPREADDVEAWLARQQA; encoded by the coding sequence ATGTCGCAGAAGGCGCCACAGCTACCCAACCGCCAGACTCCGTTCTCGGACGCGTTCGTGGCCTTCATCCCCACGAAGTGGGCCCCCTACTCCGAGGAGATGCCCGCGGCGCTGCCGGCCTCCGAGTTCGCCCCCGCCCGCCGCGACGCGGTCAGCGCCGCCTTCCCCGGGGAGCGGATCGTCGTCCCCGCCGGGAACCTGGTCGTGCGCAGCAACGACACCGACTACAACTTCCGCCCGCACTCCGCCTTCGCCCACCTGACGGGGCTGGGCGCCGACCGCGAGCCGGACGCCGTGCTCGTCCTGGAGCCCACCTTCGTCGAGAACGAGGACGGGAAGCCGGAGTGCTCCAGCCACGAGGCGACCCTGTACTTCAAGCCCCGCGCCCCGCGTACCGACGCGGAGTTCTACGCCGACGCCCGCTACGGCGAGATGTGGGTCGGGCAGCGCGAGTCGCTGGAGGAGATGGCGGCCATGACCGGCCTGCAGACCCGGTCGCTGCACGAGCTCCCGAACGCGCTGTCGCAGAAGTTCGGGAGGATCCCGACCCGGATGGTCCGCGACGTGGACGCGTCCCTGACCACGCTGGTCGACGACCTGCGCCGCCGCAACGGGGGCGCCGACCCCTCCTCGGACGACGAACTCGCCGTCATGCTGTCCGAGCTGCGCCTCATCAAGGACGACTTCGAGCTCGAGCAGTTGCAGGCGGCCTGCGACGCCACCACCGTCGGCTTCGAGGCCGTCGCCGCCGACCTGCCCACCGCGGTGCGCAACGGACGCGGCGAGCGCTGGTGCGAGGGCGTCTTCGAGCTGCACGCCCGCCACCTGGGCAACGGGGTGGGCTACGGCAGCATCTGCGCGTCCGGCGACCACGCCAACACGCTGCACTGGATCCGCAACGACGGCGACCTGCACGAGGGTGACCTCATCCTGTGCGACATGGGCGTCGAGGTCGACACCCTCTACACCGCCGACGTCACCCGGACGCTGCCGATCAGCGGCACCTTCACCCCCGCGCAGCGCAAGGTCTACGACGCCGTGCTCGCCGCCCAGAACGCCGGGATCGCCGCCGCGCGGGCGGGGGCGTCCTTCTCCGACGTCCACGACGCCGCGATCCGCGTGGTCGCCGAGCACCTGCACGCGTGGGGCATCCTGCCCGTCCCGGTCGAGGAGTCCCTCGACCCGGTCAACGGCGGACAGCACCGGCGCTGGATGGTGCACGGAACCTCGCACCACCTGGGGCTCGACGTCCACGACTGCGCCCAGGCCCGGCGCGAGTTCTACCGCGACGGCAAGCTGCGCGAGGGCATGGTGATCACGGTCGAGCCGGGCATCTACTTCAAGTCGACCGACCTGCTCGTGCCCGAGGAACTGCGCGGCATCGGCGTCCGCATCGAGGACGACATCGTCATCACCGACGGCGAGGCCCGCCTCCTGTCCGACGCGCTGCCGCGCGAGGCCGACGACGTCGAGGCCTGGCTGGCCCGCCAGCAGGCCTGA
- a CDS encoding DUF6882 domain-containing protein — translation MTDQPVRNPEVSIPLDSNHPKVPQLIDSVIILAIEAQNAFIDKYADYGQWAVDLSIPTFTYTGPDREAVFTPYFIGSTSGQSDTWMWGWNNINNFPEGVVEIAEEVYNFGAHFSEPLLTEATQPLAEDARREAGLPEADHGFGIERTFMHVAQALSGIAAPVWYRGPSGPNSYAWFLLSNPAEFSLPEASVLTTVSALTEALQSGYVSDAGMALEGYASKREGVTLDIDDTQAVLHTPGGDVNVDLDDQGRIARIHGTAGPAGAGPAEAPADEQPGTPPAPEKPKGFLAKLFGR, via the coding sequence ATGACCGACCAGCCCGTGCGCAACCCCGAGGTCTCGATCCCGCTCGACAGCAACCACCCCAAGGTGCCGCAGCTCATCGACAGCGTGATCATCCTCGCCATCGAGGCGCAGAACGCGTTCATCGACAAGTACGCCGACTACGGCCAGTGGGCCGTCGACCTGTCGATCCCGACATTCACCTACACCGGGCCCGACCGGGAGGCCGTATTCACGCCCTACTTCATCGGGTCCACGTCGGGGCAGTCCGACACCTGGATGTGGGGCTGGAACAACATCAACAACTTCCCCGAGGGCGTCGTCGAGATCGCCGAGGAGGTCTACAACTTCGGCGCGCACTTCTCCGAGCCGCTGCTCACCGAGGCCACCCAGCCGCTGGCCGAGGACGCGCGCCGCGAGGCGGGGCTGCCCGAGGCCGACCACGGGTTCGGCATCGAGCGCACGTTCATGCACGTCGCGCAGGCGCTGTCCGGGATCGCCGCGCCGGTCTGGTACCGCGGGCCCTCAGGGCCCAACTCGTACGCGTGGTTCCTGCTGAGCAACCCGGCCGAGTTCAGCCTGCCGGAGGCGTCGGTGCTCACGACGGTCTCGGCGCTGACCGAGGCGCTGCAGAGCGGCTACGTGAGCGACGCCGGCATGGCGCTGGAGGGGTACGCGTCCAAGCGTGAGGGCGTCACCCTCGACATCGACGACACCCAGGCGGTCCTGCACACCCCCGGCGGAGACGTGAACGTGGACCTGGACGATCAGGGGCGGATCGCCCGCATCCACGGCACCGCCGGCCCCGCAGGAGCCGGGCCCGCCGAAGCGCCCGCGGACGAACAGCCCGGGACGCCCCCGGCGCCGGAGAAGCCCAAGGGCTTCCTCGCCAAGCTGTTCGGGCGCTGA
- a CDS encoding MFS transporter, producing MKLRSKEPRDDRLPVFASLSVHNYRRYFFGAMISNNGTWMQRIAQDWLVFELTGGSGLAVGITMALQFGPMLVLGLYGGVLADRYPSADC from the coding sequence ATGAAACTCCGCTCCAAGGAACCGCGCGACGACCGGCTCCCGGTCTTCGCGTCCCTGTCCGTCCACAACTACCGGCGCTACTTCTTCGGCGCGATGATCTCGAACAACGGCACCTGGATGCAGCGCATCGCCCAGGACTGGCTGGTGTTCGAGCTGACCGGCGGCTCCGGCCTCGCCGTCGGCATCACCATGGCGTTGCAGTTCGGCCCCATGCTGGTGCTGGGGCTCTACGGCGGCGTGCTGGCCGACCGCTACCCCAGCGCCGACTGTTGA
- a CDS encoding MFS transporter — MAGHPRIIITIVLVFFIGTFGFNFPIILTAYSGKVFDGGSALYGVLNSMMAIGSVFGAMMAARRETVTPRRLSVTAAAFGAALFVLSLIGWLPLFMVGLVLTGLAGVSFNAMANASVQLESEPTVRGRVMSLYFVVMMGTTPLGSLITGWVTDTYGAPTALALSGAICAAAAGGCFLAFQRLGLRPAEAL; from the coding sequence GTGGCCGGCCACCCGCGCATCATCATCACCATCGTGCTGGTGTTCTTCATCGGCACGTTCGGGTTCAACTTCCCGATCATCCTGACCGCCTACTCCGGCAAGGTCTTCGACGGCGGGTCGGCGCTGTACGGCGTCCTCAACTCCATGATGGCGATCGGCTCGGTGTTCGGCGCCATGATGGCGGCCCGCCGCGAGACCGTGACGCCGCGGCGGCTGTCGGTCACCGCGGCCGCCTTCGGCGCCGCCCTCTTCGTGCTGAGCCTGATCGGCTGGCTGCCCCTGTTCATGGTGGGGCTGGTGCTCACCGGCCTGGCCGGCGTCTCGTTCAACGCGATGGCGAACGCGTCGGTCCAACTGGAGTCCGAGCCCACGGTGCGCGGGCGCGTGATGAGCCTCTACTTCGTCGTCATGATGGGCACCACGCCGCTGGGCTCGCTCATCACCGGCTGGGTCACCGACACCTACGGGGCGCCGACCGCGCTCGCCCTGTCGGGCGCCATCTGCGCGGCGGCCGCCGGCGGGTGCTTCCTGGCGTTCCAGCGCCTCGGCCTGCGGCCGGCCGAGGCGCTCTGA
- a CDS encoding histidine phosphatase family protein, whose protein sequence is MTNLYLVRHGETAWSKSGQHTSYTDLDLTPNGVEQALSLRERLDPADFGLVLTSPRERARRTAELAGFTDYEVTDDLAEWNYGDYEGLTSQQIRAEHHPGWRLWFNGPAGGESADEVRARLTRVVQRVRESGVENAICFGHGHASRVLALCWLDFPLIFGQSFPLATASVSVLGREKESWAVLHWNS, encoded by the coding sequence ATGACGAACCTGTATCTGGTCCGGCACGGCGAAACCGCCTGGAGCAAGTCGGGTCAGCACACTTCCTACACCGACCTCGACCTCACGCCGAACGGGGTGGAGCAGGCGCTGTCGCTGCGCGAACGCCTCGACCCGGCGGACTTCGGCCTCGTCCTCACCAGCCCCCGCGAGCGGGCCCGCCGCACGGCCGAGCTGGCCGGCTTCACCGACTACGAGGTCACCGACGATCTGGCCGAGTGGAACTACGGCGACTACGAGGGCCTCACGTCGCAGCAGATCCGCGCCGAGCACCACCCGGGCTGGCGGCTGTGGTTCAACGGCCCGGCCGGCGGCGAGTCCGCGGACGAGGTGCGCGCCCGCCTCACCCGCGTGGTGCAGCGCGTCCGGGAGTCCGGCGTCGAGAATGCGATCTGCTTCGGGCACGGCCACGCGTCGCGCGTCCTGGCGCTGTGCTGGCTCGACTTCCCCCTCATCTTCGGGCAGAGCTTCCCGCTGGCGACGGCATCGGTCTCGGTGCTGGGACGCGAGAAGGAATCCTGGGCCGTCCTGCACTGGAACTCCTAG
- a CDS encoding MFS transporter — translation MTQTAMMILSAALAAITFTGIVTVEWVYLIALLFGIVTTLDNPSRQSFVGVIVPPRLLSNAVALNSGNFNLARLTGPALAGLLIAAAGVAWAFVINTLSYLPMIYALATLDSSEFEEAPARGAASGRSGRAWRTWPATRASSSPSCWCSSSARSGSTSRSS, via the coding sequence ATGACGCAGACGGCCATGATGATCCTGTCGGCCGCGCTGGCCGCCATCACGTTCACCGGCATCGTCACCGTCGAGTGGGTCTACCTGATCGCCCTGCTGTTCGGCATCGTCACGACGCTGGACAACCCGTCGCGCCAGAGCTTCGTGGGGGTCATCGTGCCGCCGCGCCTGCTGTCCAACGCCGTGGCGCTGAACTCCGGGAACTTCAACCTGGCCCGGCTGACCGGGCCGGCGCTCGCCGGCCTCCTGATCGCGGCCGCGGGCGTCGCCTGGGCGTTCGTGATCAACACGCTCAGCTACCTGCCGATGATCTACGCGCTGGCCACCCTCGACTCCTCCGAGTTCGAGGAGGCCCCCGCACGGGGCGCGGCGTCGGGGCGTTCAGGGAGGGCCTGGCGTACGTGGCCGGCCACCCGCGCATCATCATCACCATCGTGCTGGTGTTCTTCATCGGCACGTTCGGGTTCAACTTCCCGATCATCCTGA
- a CDS encoding RNB domain-containing ribonuclease: MAAYLRSKDAPEPIRPGLARLRGELDVPVDFPADVLAEAQAAADGVRPPERDATDIPLVTIDPPGSTDLDQALFIERSGDGYRVVYAIADLERFVAPGGAIDAEAHARGVTLYAPDGRTPLHPPVLSEGAASLLPDQERPALLWEHTLDASGATVASTVAPARVRSRAQLTYEQVQAALDGGTADDSLQLLREVGRKREELERARGGVSLQIPSRRSRSSTGSGRSSSAPRCPWRAGTPRSR; this comes from the coding sequence ATGGCCGCCTACTTGCGGAGCAAGGACGCTCCCGAACCGATCCGCCCCGGGCTCGCGCGGCTGCGTGGCGAGCTGGACGTGCCCGTCGACTTCCCGGCCGACGTCCTCGCCGAGGCGCAGGCCGCCGCCGACGGCGTCCGGCCGCCCGAGCGGGACGCCACCGACATCCCCCTGGTGACCATCGACCCGCCCGGCTCCACCGACCTGGACCAGGCGCTGTTCATCGAGCGCTCCGGGGACGGCTACCGCGTCGTCTACGCCATCGCCGACCTGGAACGCTTCGTCGCGCCCGGCGGCGCGATCGACGCCGAGGCGCACGCCCGCGGCGTCACGCTGTACGCCCCCGACGGCCGCACCCCGCTGCACCCGCCGGTGCTCAGCGAGGGGGCGGCGTCCCTGCTGCCCGACCAGGAGCGCCCGGCGTTGCTGTGGGAGCACACCCTGGACGCCTCGGGCGCCACGGTCGCCTCCACGGTCGCGCCGGCCCGGGTCCGCAGCCGCGCGCAACTCACCTACGAGCAGGTGCAGGCGGCCCTGGACGGCGGCACCGCCGACGACTCGCTGCAGTTGCTGCGCGAGGTCGGCCGCAAGCGCGAGGAACTCGAGCGCGCCCGCGGCGGGGTCAGCCTGCAGATCCCGAGCAGGAGGTCGAGGTCGTCGACGGGCAGTGGACGCTCGAGTTCCGCACCACGCTGCCCGTGGAGGGCTGGAACGCCCAGATCTCGCTGA
- a CDS encoding MarR family winged helix-turn-helix transcriptional regulator: protein MEPEQVDALRTAVSRLSRRLRNEGSGTSPLSATGIAVLGRLRREGPMTLQALAAAEHVRPPTMTRIIDRLADLGMVSKKPNPNDRRSTIVHLHQAGDDYVADTVRQRSVWLANRIATLSPEEEEALLRAIPALQHLGNL, encoded by the coding sequence ATGGAACCAGAACAGGTGGACGCCCTCCGCACGGCCGTCTCGCGGCTGTCGCGCCGCCTGCGCAACGAAGGTTCCGGCACCTCGCCCCTCTCCGCGACCGGCATCGCCGTCCTCGGCCGACTGCGCCGCGAGGGTCCCATGACGCTGCAGGCGCTCGCCGCCGCGGAGCACGTCCGGCCCCCCACGATGACGCGCATCATCGACCGGCTCGCCGACCTGGGCATGGTCTCCAAGAAACCCAACCCGAACGATCGCCGATCCACGATCGTCCACCTCCACCAAGCCGGTGACGACTACGTCGCGGACACCGTCCGGCAACGCTCGGTCTGGCTCGCCAACCGCATCGCCACGCTGTCGCCCGAGGAGGAGGAAGCCCTCCTCCGCGCCATCCCGGCCCTGCAGCACCTGGGGAACCTCTGA
- a CDS encoding zinc ribbon domain-containing protein encodes MKADPGAQGRLLDLQATDTAMAQLDHRRATLPETATARSLQADRARAAERVIAADTVLSDADLELKKAEQDLVPVRERLARNETRVADGSVGDPKALQGLLEEIQHLKRRIDELEDSQLEAMERLDEARAVADRAQEGKKGVEDELRGVLAVRETRLGEIAAERDVLERERHVIAAAVPADLLALYTRIADKSGGVGAAKLQHGRCGGCQLEANNADMNAYRAAAPDEVLRCEECGRILIRTADSGL; translated from the coding sequence ATGAAGGCAGACCCGGGAGCGCAGGGCAGGTTGCTCGATCTTCAGGCCACCGACACCGCGATGGCCCAGCTGGACCACCGCCGGGCCACCCTCCCCGAGACCGCGACGGCGCGGTCGCTGCAGGCCGACCGCGCCCGAGCGGCCGAGCGGGTCATCGCCGCCGACACCGTGCTCTCCGACGCCGACCTGGAGCTGAAGAAGGCCGAGCAGGACCTGGTCCCGGTGCGCGAGCGCCTGGCCCGCAACGAGACCCGCGTCGCCGACGGCAGCGTCGGCGACCCCAAGGCGCTGCAGGGGCTGCTGGAGGAGATCCAGCACCTCAAGCGCCGCATCGACGAGCTGGAGGACTCCCAGCTCGAGGCCATGGAGCGCCTCGACGAGGCCCGCGCCGTCGCCGACCGGGCCCAGGAGGGCAAGAAGGGCGTCGAGGACGAGTTGCGCGGCGTCCTGGCCGTGCGGGAGACCCGGCTGGGCGAGATCGCCGCCGAGCGGGACGTCCTCGAGCGCGAGCGGCACGTGATCGCCGCCGCCGTCCCCGCCGACCTGCTGGCCCTCTACACCCGGATCGCGGACAAGTCCGGCGGGGTGGGCGCGGCCAAGCTGCAGCACGGACGCTGCGGCGGCTGCCAGCTCGAGGCCAACAACGCCGACATGAACGCCTACCGCGCGGCGGCGCCCGACGAGGTGCTGCGGTGCGAGGAGTGCGGCCGCATCCTGATCCGGACGGCGGACTCGGGGCTGTGA